A genome region from Camelina sativa cultivar DH55 chromosome 10, Cs, whole genome shotgun sequence includes the following:
- the LOC104719229 gene encoding protein OS-9 homolog isoform X1, translating into MRITPILLCLVILALSSSSHVLSDQIFPAHLVGTFSRNNREPKYKIEFLPQDSPFHPGENLESMVMVDKHGGRFLCYLPKEVKATSGWTSTQQNISTVMMDTHKQVKLRTPDELLQSLNEKCLIRQEGWWSYEFCHQRYVRQLHVEDEKIVQEFLLGTFDPEATAAFNQTVSDASTDASQRYHSHVYTNGTTCDLTGSPREVEVRFVCAETRAMVTSITELSTCKYALTVQCPTLCKHPLFQLVKPVSHTIHCNAIPVEEDARRNKEEEQVVGESPKMIADS; encoded by the exons ATGAGAATCACGCCAATCTTGTTATGTCTTGTAATACTTGCATTGTCTTCAAGCTCTCATGTCCTGTCCGATCAGATCTTCCCTGCTCATCTAG TTGGAACGTTCAGCAGAAACAATCGTGAACCAAAGTACAAGATTGAGTTCCTTCCTCAAGATTCACCTTTTCACCCG GGTGAGAATCTGGAATCTATGGTTATGGTGGATAAGCATGGGGGTCGATTTTTATGTTACTTACCAAAGGAGGTAAAGGCAACAAGTGGATGGACTTCTACTCAGCAAAATATTAGTACTGTGATGATGGATACACACAAACAGGTGAAGCTAAGGACTCCTGATGAATTGCTCCAATCACTTAATGAAAAATGTCTCATTAGG CAAGAGGGTTGGTGGTCTTATGAGTTTTGTCATCAGAGGTATGTACGGCAGCTACACGTTGAGGATGAAAAG ATTGTTCAAGAGTTTTTATTGGGTACTTTTGACCCAGAGGCAACTGCGGCTTTTAATCAAACTGTATCTGATGCTTCCACTGATGCATCTCAGAG gtaTCACTCTCATGTATACACCAATGGGACCACCTGTGATCTTACTGGATCACCCCGAGAAGTCGAG GTGAGGTTTGTATGCGCGGAAACCAGGGCAATGGTCACTTCAATCACTGAGTTATCCACTTGCAAGTACGCACTGACTGTTCAGTGCCCAACCTTGTGCAAGCATCC GCTGTTCCAGCTAGTGAAACCAGTGTCACACACAATCCACTGTAATGCGATCCCAGTGGAAGAAGATGcaagaagaaacaaggaagaagaacaagttgTAGGCGAATCACCTAAGATGATAGCTGATTCTTGA
- the LOC104719229 gene encoding protein OS-9 homolog isoform X2, with product MRITPILLCLVILALSSSSHVLSDQIFPAHLVGTFSRNNREPKYKIEFLPQDSPFHPGENLESMVMVDKHGGRFLCYLPKEVKATSGWTSTQQNISTVMMDTHKQVKLRTPDELLQSLNEKCLIRQEGWWSYEFCHQRYVRQLHVEDEKIVQEFLLGTFDPEATAAFNQTVSDASTDASQRYHSHVYTNGTTCDLTGSPREVEVRFVCAETRAMVTSITELSTCKYALTVQCPTLCKHP from the exons ATGAGAATCACGCCAATCTTGTTATGTCTTGTAATACTTGCATTGTCTTCAAGCTCTCATGTCCTGTCCGATCAGATCTTCCCTGCTCATCTAG TTGGAACGTTCAGCAGAAACAATCGTGAACCAAAGTACAAGATTGAGTTCCTTCCTCAAGATTCACCTTTTCACCCG GGTGAGAATCTGGAATCTATGGTTATGGTGGATAAGCATGGGGGTCGATTTTTATGTTACTTACCAAAGGAGGTAAAGGCAACAAGTGGATGGACTTCTACTCAGCAAAATATTAGTACTGTGATGATGGATACACACAAACAGGTGAAGCTAAGGACTCCTGATGAATTGCTCCAATCACTTAATGAAAAATGTCTCATTAGG CAAGAGGGTTGGTGGTCTTATGAGTTTTGTCATCAGAGGTATGTACGGCAGCTACACGTTGAGGATGAAAAG ATTGTTCAAGAGTTTTTATTGGGTACTTTTGACCCAGAGGCAACTGCGGCTTTTAATCAAACTGTATCTGATGCTTCCACTGATGCATCTCAGAG gtaTCACTCTCATGTATACACCAATGGGACCACCTGTGATCTTACTGGATCACCCCGAGAAGTCGAG GTGAGGTTTGTATGCGCGGAAACCAGGGCAATGGTCACTTCAATCACTGAGTTATCCACTTGCAAGTACGCACTGACTGTTCAGTGCCCAACCTTGTGCAAGCATCC ttga